In Candidatus Obscuribacterales bacterium, a single genomic region encodes these proteins:
- a CDS encoding alpha/beta hydrolase has product MPSPVSLDHQAFRARQTTIELDGIVDGSVRVAYTDLGEGEPLLLLHGIPTWSYLYNDVIPHLAKHYRVIAPDFLGHGWSDRRDRFDRSLITQAQMIRRFLDALGLGRVNLVGHDTGGGVGLILAIESPERIDRLILSNIVAYDSWPIDDMLMLGHPMWKHKSNQAIVDYLVSGLADGISRPERLTPEFQAGIVAPYADDEGKVSLIRNASALNTNHTMALVDRHSMIAAPTLLLWGVDDPWQRIEDGERLAQEIPNATLVRVNQASHWIPQDAPEEFVQGIHNFLQATPVA; this is encoded by the coding sequence ATGCCATCACCCGTTTCCCTCGACCACCAGGCCTTTCGTGCGCGGCAGACAACCATCGAACTGGATGGCATCGTGGACGGTTCAGTACGGGTTGCCTATACCGATTTGGGGGAAGGAGAACCGCTGCTGCTGCTGCACGGCATTCCCACATGGTCATACCTCTACAACGATGTTATTCCTCACCTAGCCAAGCATTATAGGGTGATCGCTCCTGACTTTTTAGGTCATGGTTGGTCAGATCGACGCGATCGCTTTGATCGATCCCTAATCACCCAAGCCCAGATGATTCGCCGTTTCCTAGATGCCCTCGGTCTTGGCCGAGTGAATCTTGTGGGCCATGATACAGGTGGAGGCGTCGGTCTGATCTTAGCGATCGAATCTCCTGAACGCATCGATCGCTTGATTTTATCTAATATTGTTGCCTACGACTCTTGGCCCATCGACGATATGTTGATGCTGGGGCATCCGATGTGGAAACATAAATCGAATCAAGCCATTGTAGACTATCTGGTCAGTGGCTTGGCAGACGGTATTTCTCGCCCTGAACGGTTGACGCCGGAGTTTCAAGCTGGGATTGTCGCCCCCTATGCCGACGATGAAGGTAAGGTAAGCTTAATTCGCAATGCCTCAGCCTTGAATACCAACCACACCATGGCCTTGGTAGACCGACACTCTATGATTGCTGCACCCACCCTGTTGCTCTGGGGTGTGGATGATCCTTGGCAGCGCATTGAAGACGGAGAACGGCTAGCCCAAGAGATTCCCAACGCCACCTTGGTGCGGGTCAATCAGGCATCCCACTGGATTCCTCAAGATGCCCCCGAAGAATTTGTCCAGGGCATCCATAACTTTTTACAGGCAACCCCAGTGGCTTAG